One Myripristis murdjan chromosome 18, fMyrMur1.1, whole genome shotgun sequence DNA window includes the following coding sequences:
- the ttc5 gene encoding tetratricopeptide repeat protein 5, translating into MAEVERNEEPAKDKDELQSLKELVDELYNFRDCYFETHSVEDAGRKQGDVAKEMEKTLQKVEEIEERFKHKAEFLLQKGRCLNIAPGFSAVAEECLSRAVKLEPVLVEGWNTLGEQYWKKGDLMAAKNCFTGALQQSKNKVSLRNLSMVLRQLPAGDNDTHTKWVLESVDLARQAVQLDVTDGNSWYILGNAYVSLFFTCGQNPQMSQQALNAYAQSEKVDRAASCYPELHFNRSTLFQYEEMFTCALGGYSRAAALDPQWEEPLEREKQLLEYLGKVTELIQNKGKVKARRLRTMLSSLNTSALGPCSSPQFRSPTGRVGSLEPRTLSSLSQGHNAGVAALGKVVFSLASEGRMAFTFGMVDSEETCMVVMVYNTADSWGVLIGDTVVIPEPHLKRQSITHKDQSFDFRSIRVDSPLLLIVNGKRQNIQSQIAASVSYKSQSE; encoded by the exons ATGGCGGAAGTCGAGAGGAATGAGGAGCCTGCCAAAGACAAAGATGAACTGCAGAGTCTAAAG GAGCTTGTGGATGAACTGTATAATTTTAGAGACTGCTATTTTGAGACTCACAGTGTGGAGGATGCAGGAAGGAAACAAGGTGATGTTGcaaaggagatggagaagacACTGCAGAAGGTGGAGGAGATTGAAG AGCGCTTCAAACACAAAGCAGAGTTTCTGCTGCAGAAGGGCAGGTGTCTGAACATCGCTCCGGGGTTCAGTGCTGTAGCTGAGGAGTGCCTCTCCCGGGCTGTGAAGTTGGAGCCCGTCCTGGTTGAGGGCTGGAACACTCTGGGGGAGCAGTACTGGAAAAAAGGAGACCTGATGGCTGCAAAGAACTGCTTTACTGGAGCCTTGCAGCAG AGTAAGAATAAAGTGTCCCTGCGCAACCTGTCTATGGTATTGAGGCAGCTGCCAGCAGGGGACAATGATACGCACACCAAGTGGGTGCTGGAGAGTGTGGATTTGGCCCGGCAAGCTGTACAGCTGGATGTCACGGACGGGAACTCCTGGT aCATCCTGGGTAATGCCTACGtatctttgtttttcacttgtggACAGAATCCACAGATGTCCCAGCAAGCTCTCAATGCCTATGCACAGTCT GAGAAAGTGGACAGAGCGGCCTCGTGTTACCCGGAGCTGCATTTCAACCGATCCACTCTGTTCCAGTATGAGGAGATGTTCACCTGTGCGCTCGGCGGCTACAGCCGAGCTGCAGCTCTTGACCCCCAGTGGGAGGAGCCTCTGGAAAGAGAGAAGCAGCTGCTGGAATATCTGGGGAAAGTCACAGAACTCATACAGAACAAG GGGAAGGTGAAGGCACGTCGTTTACGGACGATGCTGTCTAGCCTCAACACGTCGGCCCTAGgtccctgctcctctcctcagtTCCGCTCGCCTACAGGCCGGGTGGGCAGCCTGGAGCCTCGAaccctgtcctctctctctcaaggaCACAATGCAGGGGTGGCTGCCTTGGGCAAGGTGGTGTTCAGCCTGGCCTCCGAAGGCCGCATGGCCTT TACATTCGGTATGGTGGACAGTGAAGAGACATGCATGGTGGTAATGGTGTACAACACAGCAGACAGCTGGGGCGTCCTTATAGGAGACACTGTAGTCATTCCTGAACCTCACCTCAAACGCCAAAGCATAACACATAAGGACCAG TCTTTTGACTTCAGGAGTATACGAGTGGACTCCCCTCTGCTTCTCATTGTCAATGGCAAGAGACAAAACATCCAGAGTCAGATTGCTGCTTCAGTCAGCTACAAGTCACAGAGTGAATGA
- the si:ch211-212k18.5 gene encoding sal-like protein 2, with protein MSRRKQKRPQQLVNADPGGTRLLSHDDHLGVKSPSMSLGSEITSSGSSSSSPTSLQDCQPPLAPRPSPGGLHAPSLPSESSPPPHWPSHIAPFTTSLPNTHSSLSPDFPHPSLSSQTHSPPPLGQTSGSHTLSHQGNSHSTMTSPQMGSSATTTTSSSSSSSSSSQCVPPQRDSSSPGQQQSSSSPGQQGQIQVPQTLAVLLEELRVLQQRQIHQMQMTEEICRHVLRLGGAVFGQDNNPQASGVESHQKSTGAGSSSPTHPSPATTATSASTLLTGLPSSLFPQPSGSKSSISHSNGSRVPPSSASSSSSSAISSSISSSVASLHPISLSLGLPPRYLHEKSSNTSPFGHSNGISFPTPPLPTSSHSQDLQPSSSLGSASASGRPQHACRFCGKVLSSDSSLQIHLRSHTGERPYQCPVCLSRFTTRGNLKAHFLRHREQNPELSLSLLPPALSEQSQPGSALGATQRRRKRRAEDDEPFNAVKGSIPGMTENVALGFLSGASARPSPSSLPLPPSVDMALLSTAHSLLQLNRASAAVAASASSTALPSSSSSASSSSSMGSQYKPAKQQRFDENTPPHSALHASSPYSQLAHLPKILFPGGTSPHHLALLRPPTHPSTSHLTSHQLPFPFPPFPKPSTSSPSSSSPAPSTQTSDTSKLQRLVQKLEKQPQGGTSSSSSSSPSTSSQTDASANGETHGHDLSTTSSAYRREMLAALGLSPSASAGGLVSSQGTSGSTSTTTTTASSLPSTLAANQCGVCLRVLSCPRALRLHQATHLGERPFPCKLCGRSFSTKGSLRAHLATHRARPPNARAQNSCPLCPRKFTNALVLQHHIRLHLGGQIPPDEDMPPEDGTEMEHASLADGNNDSFGSPSKPQLLPLALTMGSSSKSTISVLDSGSTSKQSTAADPISVKTEESEASTPSISPPLTHNPPTAGAGDPLRLGDTALANDSPMNDSMCSEEETNADLRSSSPYKAPAASSHSAVANGETADEDTPLSLCVSKPGVESDMIKSGVSNDTSPSTDTPVCSSDKLTPSPESTPKSPAVNPLPALTPPASPSAIPEAEEASASKPQEPEKDKAAPSKGQSETTTPGDALPMLDPEPQKETPTGEGDGKPEKLSEDLEPSHPTPALHTQPPRPDKPYSCSQCGKAYASRSGLKGHMKMHPGAVTSGASKVQTNDSDITEDRSSHSGNKGPEEQDEKQGLAKSPDKGDSLDPLPISVGSGVEADKQVDTAV; from the exons ATGTCACGCCGGAAGCAGAAGCGACCCCAGCAGCTCGTTAACGCGGATCCGGGGGGCACAAGGCTGCTGTCTCACG ATGACCACCTAGGTGTGAAGTCACCATCCATGTCTCTTGGCTCAGAGATTACCTCATCAgggtcctcctcctcatcccccaCTTCCCTCCAAGACTGCCAGCCGCCTCTGGCCCCTCGCCCATCCCCCGGTGGGCTCCACGCGCCCTCCTTACCCAGCGAGAGCTCGCCTCCTCCCCACTGGCCCAGCCACATCGCCCCCTTCACCACTTCCCTCCCTAACACCCACTCTTCCCTTTCTCCAGACTTTCCTCACCCCTCGCTGTCCTCCCAGACTCACTCACCTCCTCCCCTTGGTCAAACCTCAGGCTCACACACCCTTTCCCACCAAGGCAACTCTCACTCCACCATGACCTCTCCACAGATGGGCAGCTCTGCTACCACcactacctcctcctcctcttcctcctcctcctcatctcagTGTGTGCCACCTCAGCGTGACAGCTCCAGTCCAGGTCAGCAGCAGTCCTCCAGCTCCCCAGGACAGCAGGGACAGATCCAGGTACCTCAAACCCTGGCAGTTCTCCTGGAGGAGTTGAGGGTTTTGCAGCAGAGGCAAATCCACCAGATGCAGATGACAGAGGAGATCTGCAGGCATGTTTTGCGGCTTGGAGGGGCTGTTTTTGGCCAAGATAATAACCCACAGGCCAGTGGTGTGGAGAGCCACCAGAAGTCCACTGGAGCAGGATCTTCCTCGCCAACACACCCTTCCCCTGCCACCACAGCAACTTCAGCCTCAACGCTCTTGACTGGCCTTCCATCCTCCCTATTCCCCCAGCCATCTGGGTCCAAATCCAGCATTTCACACAGTAACGGAAGCAGagtccctccctcctctgcctcctcctcttcttcctcggCTATTTCATCCAGTATCAGCTCCTCTGTTGCTTCCCTGCATCCCATCTCCTTGTCACTGGGCCTACCACCACGCTACCTCCACGAAAAATCCTCCAACACCTCCCCATTTGGTCACAGCAATGGCATCAGTTTCCCTACTCCTCCCCTTCCTACCTCCAGCCATTCCCAGGACCTCCAACCCAGCTCCTCCCTGGGCTCTGCCTCTGCATCGGGCCGCCCTCAACATGCCTGCCGATTTTGTGGCAAGGTTCTGAGCAGTGATTCATCTCTCCAGATCCACCTGAGGTCACATACAGGTGAAAGGCCCTACCAGTGTCCTGTCTGCCTCAGCCGTTTCACAACTCGAGGGAACCTTAAAGCCCATTTCCTGCGGCACAGAGAGCAGAACCCTGAGCTGTCCCTGTCCCTGCTGCCCCCAGCGCTGTCGGAGCAGAGCCAGCCCGGCTCAGCCCTGGGTGCCACCCAGAGAAGGAGGAAACGGCGTGCTGAGGATGATGAGCCGTTTAACGCGGTGAAAGGCAGCATTCCTGGGATGACAGAAAACGTGGCTTTGGGATTCCTGTCTGGCGCATCAGCTCGCCCCTCCCCTTCGTCCTtacctcttcctccctctgtggACATGGCGCTGCTGTCCACAGCCCATTCACTCCTACAGCTGAACCGAGCCTCAGCCGCAGTTGCAGCCAGCGCATCGAGCACTGCATTGCCATCTTCGTCTTCAtctgcttcttcctcctcatccatGGGCAGCCAGTATAAACCAGCAAAGCAGCAGCGTTTCGATGAAAACACACCCCCTCACTCTGCCCTGCATGCAAGCTCCCCGTACTCCCAACTAGCCCACCTCCCGAAGATTCTCTTCCCTGGCGGTACCAGCCCTCACCACCTCGCACTTCTCAGGCCCCCAACTCATCCATCAACCTCCCACCTCACTTCACATCAGCTTCCCTTCCCCTTCCCACCTTTCCCTAAACCGTcaacctcctccccctcctcttcctctcctgccccTTCTACCCAGACTTCAGACACCTCCAAGCTACAACGGCTGGTACAAAAGCTTGAAAAACAGCCTCAGGGCGGgacctcttcctcatcctcctcttctccctccacctcctcacaAACCGATGCTTCTGCCAATGGGGAAACACACGGTCATGACCTGAGCACCACCTCCAGCGCCTATCGCAGGGAAATGTTGGCTGCTCTTGGCCTCAGCCCCAGTGCCAGTGCTGGGGGGCTGGTAAGCAGCCAGGGCACCTCTGGTTCCACCTCTacaaccaccaccactgccTCTTCTCTGCCCAGCACCCTGGCAGCTAATCAGTGTGGGGTGTGTCTGCGTGTCCTCAGTTGCCCTAGAGCCCTGCGTTTGCACCAGGCCACACATCTGGGAGAGCGTCCTTTCCCTTGTAAGCTGTGTGGTCGTTCCTTCTCCACCAAGGGCAGCCTCAGGGCCCACCTGGCCACTCACCGCGCTCGTCCACCCAATGCTCGTGCCCAGAACTCCTGCCCACTCTGCCCGCGAAAGTTCACAAATGCCTTGGTTCTTCAGCACCACATCCGTCTACATTTGGGAGGGCAAATACCACCTGATGAGGACATGCCTCCTGAAGATGGCACTGAAATGGAGCATGCCAGCCTGGCTGATGGGAATAATGACTCCTTTGGCTCCCCATCCAAACCCCAACTCCTCCCACTGGCCTTAACAATGGGCAGCAGCTCCAAATCTACAATCAGTGTCCTTGACTCAGGGTCCACTTCTAAGCAATCCACAGCTGCTGATCCGATCTCTGTGAAGACGGAGGAATCTGAGGCCTCCACACCCAGTATTAGCCCACCTCTGACCCATAATCCCCCCACAGCGGGAGCCGGGGACCCCCTGCGTCTGGGAGACACCGCCCTCGCCAATGATAGCCCCATGAACGACTCCATGTGCTCTGAGGAGGAGACCAACGCTGacctgaggagcagcagccctTACAAAGCACCAGCAGCCAGTTCTCACTCAGCTGTAGCCAATGGGGAAACAGCGGATGAGGACACACCTCTTTCCCTCTGCGTTTCCAAACCTGGGGTGGAGAGTGATATGATAAAGAGTGGGGTTAGCAATGACACCTCACCGTCTACAGACACTCCAGTGTGCTCCAGTGATAAATTGACCCCAAGTCCTGAATCCACCCCAAAATCCCCAGCTGTCAATCCCTTACCTGCCCTCACCCCTCCTGCCAGTCCCAGTGCCATCCCCGAAGCAGAGGAGGCTTCTGCCAGCAAACCACAGGAGCCCGAGAAGGACAAGGCTGCCCCAAGTAAAGGGCAGAGTGAGACCACCACACCCGGAGACGCTTTACCGATGCTGGATCCAGAACCACAAAAGGAGACGCCCACAGGGGAAGGTGACGGCAAGCCAGAAAAGCTTTCAGAGGACTTAGAACCCTCTCACCCAACACCAGCACTGCACACCCAGCCTCCTCGCCCTGATAAACCCTACAGCTGCTCCCAGTGCGGAAAGGCATACGCCAGCCGGAGTGGACTGAAG GGACACATGAAAATGCACCCTGGAGCAGTGACCAGCGGCGCCTCCAAGGTTCAAACCAATGACAGTGACATTACGGAGGATCGCAGCTCGCATTCAGGCAATAAAGGCCCAGAAGAACAGGATGAAAAGCAGGGATTGGCTAAATCCCCTGACAAAGGTGACAGCCTAGATCCTCTACCAATCAGTGTTGGTTCTGGTGTGGAAGCTGACAAGCAGGTGGACACTGCTGTGTAG
- the ccnb1ip1 gene encoding E3 ubiquitin-protein ligase CCNB1IP1 → MAMSLCDDTLLCNFPKCRAKLCGFAWVTACSHAFCDQHGSGEFSRSPAICPACSSALSGKLDIVRTELSPSEEYKAMVLAGLRPDIVLDITSRALAFWSYQIHQERMYQEYSLSRAEAQVKHMEKVLTQQNQSRELELTTMRGEISSLKKVMEEYKRKYSEVSERLMERNRQYQKLQGLYDSLRLRNMVVGVGDRDAALQPGHHDFNTGVARQVSPRESPQFVSVGPDGDRRFFSCLEPEGAMTFFQLSSPGRDKGRPSIKKH, encoded by the exons ATGGCCATGTCTCTCTGTGACGACACTCTCCTGTGTAACTTCCCAAAGTGTCGGGCCAAGTTGTGTGGCTTTGCCTGGGTTACCGCCTGCTCACATGCTTTCTGTGATCAGCACGGGTCCGGTGAGTTCAGCCGCTCCCCTGCCATCTGCCCAGCATGCTCCTCTGCACTCTCTGGGAAGCTGGACATTGTAAGGACAGAGTTGTCGCCATCCGAGGAGTATAAGGCCATGGTGTTGGCCGGTCTTCGGCCAGACATAGTTCTGGATATTACTTCCCGTGCCCTGGCCTTCTGGAGCTATCAG ATCCACCAGGAGCGAATGTATCAGGAGTACAGTCTGTCCCGGGCCGAGGCGCAGGTGAAGCACATGGAGAAGGTTTTGACCCAGCAGAACCAGAGCAGAGAGCTGGAACTCACCACCATGAGGGGAGAGATTTCTTCGCTGAAGAAG GTGATGGAGGAGTATAAGAGGAAGTACAGTGAGGTGTCCGAGAGGCTGATGGAGAGGAACAGGCAGTACCAGAAACTACAGGGGCTGTATGACTCTCTGAGGCTACGAAACAtggtggtgggtgtgggggACAGAGACGCAGCTCTGCAGCCTGGACACCATGACTTCAACACTG GAGTGGCCCGGCAGGTGTCTCCCCGGGAAAGCCCTCAGTTCGTGTCCGTGGGCCCTGATGGGGACAGACGATTCTTCTCCTGCCTGGAGCCGGAAGGAGCCATGACCTTCTTCCAGCTGAGCTCTCCTGGCAGAGACAAAGGCCGGCCCTCCATCAAGAAGCACTGA
- the mettl3 gene encoding N(6)-adenosine-methyltransferase subunit METTL3, protein MSDTWSNIQAHKKQLDSLRERLQRRRKDPAQLAAEVGGSAEGATARSDSPAPSLQFPAQEETEKPPDPELEKRLLGYLSDLSLSLPTDSLAITDELNSSEAAVSHGCIQSLLLKFSAQELIEVRQPTLASSTTSSSSAPSSTLVVAVDHTKLWAMIGPGAGAQRTGVKRKAEDQSHHKRAPGSAPSLQSSPSPPHTSSISLAPASSSQLAGPSDWKSGASGSGADKKGRTSKSQSSHLDMEIESLLNQQSTKEQQSKKVSREILELLNTSTAKEQSIVEKFRSRGRAQVQEFCDHGTKEECVRSGDTPQPCTKLHFRRIINKHTDESLGDCSFLNTCFHMDTCKYVHYEIDSLPEMEGVLLGPQAGATDLGLHQGDADSNVGKLFPSQWICCDIRYLDVSILGKFAVVMADPPWDIHMELPYGTLTDDEMRKLNIPILQDDGFLFLWVTGRAMELGRECLSLWGYDRVDEIIWVKTNQLQRIIRTGRTGHWLNHGKEHCLVGVKGNPQGFNRGLDCDVIVAEVRSTSHKPDEIYGMIERLSPGTRKIELFGRPHNVQPNWVTLGNQLDGIHLLDPDVVARFKKRYPDGVISKPKSMQ, encoded by the exons ATGTCGGACACGTGGAGCAACATCCAGGCGCACAAGAAGCAGCTGGACTCGCTGCGGGAGAGGCTGCAGCGGCGGCGCAAGGACCCGGCGCAGCTGGCCGCGG AGGTGGGAGGCAGTGCTGAGGGAGCCACAGCCCGGAGTGACAGTCCAGCTCCGTCGCTCCAGTTCCCGGCTCAGGAGGAGACGGAGAAGCCCCCGGACCCCGAGCTGGAGAAGAGGCTGCTGGGATACCTGTCAGATCTGAGTCTCTCTCTACCGACGGACTCTCTTGCCATCACAGACGAACTCAACAGT TCGGAAGCAGCCGTCTCTCATGGCTGCATCCAGAGTCTCCTGCTGAAGTTCTCCGCCCAGGAGCTGATCGAGGTTCGACAGCCCACCTTGGCCTCTTCTAcgacttcctcctcctccgctccctCCTCCACGCTCGTCGTAGCGGTGGACCACACAAAACTATGGGCTATGATCGGGCCTGGGGCTGGAGCTCAGAGGACTGGAGTCAAGAGGAAAGCAGAGGACCAAAGCCACCACAAAAGAGCGCCAGGCTCCGCTCCGTCTCTTCAGAGCTCTCCCTCTCCGCCGcacacctcctccatctctctggcGCCGGCTTCCTCCTCACAGCTGGCGGGGCCGTCCGATTGGAAGTCGGGGGCGTCGGGGAGCGGGGCGGATAAGAAGGGCAGGACCAGCAAGAGCCAGTCGTCTCACTTGGACATGGAGATCGAGAGTCTCCTGAACCAGCAGTCCACCAAGGAGCAGCAGAGCAAGAAA GTGAGCAGGGAGATCTTGGAGCTGCTCAACACCAGCACGGCCAAGGAGCAATCCATCGTGGAAAAGTTCCGTTCCCGCGGCCGGGCGCAGGTCCAGGAGTTCTGCGATCACGGGACCAAAGAGGAGTGTGTGCGCTCGGGGGACACGCCGCAGCCCTGCACCAAGTTACACTTCCG GCGCATCATCAACAAGCACACAGACGAGAGCCTTGGCGACTGCTCCTTCCTCAACACGTGTTTCCACATGGACACGTGTAAATACGTGCACTATGAGATCGACAGCCTGCCAGAGATGGAGGGGGTCCTCCTGGGGCCCCAGGCCGGGGCCACAGATCTCGGCCTGCATCAAGGCGACGCAGACAGCAACGTGGGCAAGCTGTTCCCCTCACAG TGGATCTGCTGTGACATCCGCTACCTGGACGTGTCCATCTTGGGGAAGTTTGCGGTGGTGATGGCCGACCCGCCCTGGGACATCCACATGGAGCTGCCCTACGGCACGCTGACTGACGACGAGATGAGGAAACTCAACATCCCCATCCTCCAGGACGACGGCTTCCTGTTCCTCTGGGTCACTGGCAG GGCCATGGAGTTGGGCCGAGAGTGTCTCAGTCTCTGGGG ctATGATCGAGTCGATGAGATCATTTGGGTGAAAACCAACCAGCTCCAGAGAATCATCCGAACCGGCAGGACGGGCCATTGGCTCAACCATGGAAAGGAGCACTGTCTG GTGGGGGTGAAAGGAAACCCCCAGGGATTCAACAGAGGGCTGGACTGTGATGTCATCGTGGCTGAG gtGCGCTCCACCAGCCACAAACCAGATGAGATCTACGGCATGATAGAGAGACTGTCGCCCGGCACCAGGAAGATCGAGCTCTTCGGTCGACCCCACAACGTCCAGCCCAACTG GGTGACTCTTGGAAACCAGCTCGACGGCATCCACCTCCTGGATCCCGACGTCGTGGCTCGGTTCAAGAAGCGCTACCCGGACGGCGTCATCTCCAAACCCAAGAGCATGCAGTGA